The genome window CGCGGGTGGTGAAGGGGTGGAGGCTGCCGCCGTCGAGCGGCTCGGCGAGGAAGCTTTCCGGTTGGCGGCCGACGAGTTCGTCGACGCCGTAGCCCAGCACCCCCTGCGGGCTGACGAACACCAGGGTGCCCTCGACGTTGGTCTCCCACGCGAACGCCGCCGAAACCTCGACCAGATCCTTGTAGCGCTGGCGGGATTCCACCAGGGTGCGGCGCATGCTGGTGGCGAGCGTGACGTCGCGGCCGACGATCATCGCGACGTCGGCGGCGCGGTCGGCGTCCGCCGCGGGCAGCACGGTCACGTCGAAGATCCGGGTCAGGCGGCCGTCGGCCGCCGCCACGGTGCCCGCGGCGGCGCGGCCGGTGCGGCGCATCTGCGCCAGCAGCGCGCCGAGACCGGCATACTCGGCCGAGGGCGGCGGCGTATCGAGGGCGGCGAGCGCGGCGGCAAGCGGCGCGGCGAGCGGGGTGGCGAACAGGCAGCGGTCGTCGTGCCCGACGAGCAGGACGCAGACGTCCTCGCCCGCGAGGCAGGTGCGCGCGATACGAACGGCTTCGACGCTGGCTGTCGTGGTGCCGCGGTCGGAGTCGGGTGCCTGAGGCAAGGGCCTCTCCATCGAACGGCCGGAGTGCGCCGGCGCAGGATTTGTGATTGTCGTCCCCGCAATTCCCCGTATTGTGGGACCGCGCGTAGGTTCGTCAAGCCATAACGCAGGTGACGCCGTGAGCCAGGGCCCCGAAGTTTCCGCGACGATCGCGCCCGCACCCGGATCGCCGGCGGATTTCGCCCGCAACGTGCGGACGTGGATCTTCGATCTCGACAATACCCTCTATCCGCCGACCTCGCATCTGTTCGACCAGATCGACCGGCGGATGACCGCTTTCATCGGCGCGCTGCTCGATCTGCCGCCCGAGCGGGCGCACGCGGTGCAGAAGGACTATTTCCACCGTTACGGCACCTCGCTGCGCGGCCTGATGGCGGAGCACGACGCCGACCCGGAGGCCTACCTCGCCGCGGTCCACGACGTCGACTATTCGGTGCTCGCCCCCGACCCGGCGCTCGGGGCGGCGCTCGACGCCCTGCCCGGGCGGCGCATCGTCTACACCAACGGCAGCACCCGCCATGCCGAAAAGGTGCTGGCGCAACTCGGCATCCGCGACGCGTTCTCGGCGATCTTCGACATCCGCGACGCCGGCTATTGGCCGAAGCCGCATCCCTCCTCCTACGACGCCCTGATCGCCCGCGAGGGCTTCGACCCCGCGCGCGCCGTGCTGGTCGAGGACAGCCTCAAGAATCTGCCGCCCGCCGCCCGGCTCGGAATGCGCACGGTCTGGCTGCACAACCACCGCGACACCGCGGGCGTGGGGCTTTTCGACCCCGCCGACTGCACCGCCGTGATCGACGATCTGGTGGCGTGGCTGCAGGCGGTGGGCGCGTGCGCCAACGGTTGACAGACCCGCCCCCTCGTCTAAGTTTCGAGAACCGATTTCCGCCGCAAATCCGAAGGATTCCGTCATGACCACCGCCCAACTCTCCGCCGTCGTCGAGGCCGCCTGGGAGACCCGCGCCGAGATCACCGCCGCCACCCGCGGCGAGGTGCGCGACGCGGTCGACGCCGCGCTCGACCTGCTCGATCGCGGCGAGGTCCGCGTCGCCGAGAAGACGAACGGCAAATGGACGGTCAACCAGTGGCTCAAGAAGGCGGTCCTGCTGTCGTTCCGCCTCAACGACATGGCGACGATCTCCGGCGCCCCCGGCGGCGCGAGCTGGTTCGACAAGGTGCCCTCGAAATTCGCCGGATGGGACGACGCGCGCTTCCGCGCCGCCGGGTTCCGCGCGGTGCCGGGCTGCGTGGTGCGGCGGTCCGCCTTCGTCGCCCCCGGCGCGGTGCTGATGCCGTCGTTCGTCAACCTCGGCGCCTACGTCGGCGAGGGGACGATGGTCGACACCTGGACCACCGTCGGCTCCTGCGCGCAGATCGGCCGCAACGTCCACCTCTCGGGCGGCGTCGGCATCGGCGGCGTGCTCGAACCCCTGCAGGCGGGCCCGGTGGTGATCGAGGACAACTGCTTCATCGGCGCACGCTCCGAGATCGCGGAGGGCTTCCTCGTCGAGGAGGGCGCGGTGGTGTCGATGGGCGTATTCCTCGGCGCCTCCACCAAGATCGTCGACCGCGCCACCGGCGAGGTGTTCCGCGGCCGCGTGCCCGCCTATTCGGTGGTGGTGCCGGGCAGCCTGCCGGGCAAGCCGCTGCCGGACGGCACTCCCGGGCCGTCGGTGGCCTGCGCGGTGATCGTCAAGACCGTCGACAAGGGCACCCGCGCCAAGGTGTCGATCAACGACCTGCTCAGGGACTGACATGACCGACGCCGTCGAACTCGCCCGCGAACTGGTGCGCCGCCCCTCGGTGACGCCCGACGCCAAGGACGCTCTCGACTTCCTCGCCGGCGTGCTGGCGGCGGCGGGCTTCGCCTGCACGCCGCTGCGCTTCGCCGAGAACGGCACGCCCGACGTCGACAACCTCCACGCCGCATTCGGCACGGGCGCGCGCCATCTCGCCTTCGCCGGGCACGTGGACGTGGTGCCCCCCGGCGACGACAGCCGCTGGAGCGCGCCGCCGTTCGCCGCCGAGCTCCGCGACGGCCGGGTGATCGGCCGGGGCATCGCCGACATGAAGTCGGGCGTCGCCGCGTTCGTTGCCGCCGCGCTCGACTTCCTCGCCGCGCGCGGCCCCGGATTCGACGGCCGGATCTCGCTGATCCTCACCGGCGACGAGGAAGGCCCGGCGATCAACGGCACCCGCAAGGTGATGGAGCACCTGAAGGCGACGGACGACCTGCCGGAGGTCTGCCTCCTCGGCGAGCCCACCTGCCGCGAGGTGTTCGGCGAGATGATCAAGGTCGGCCGCCGCGGCTCGCTCACCGCCCACATCGCGGTGGACGGCGTCGCGGGGCACGTCGCCTACCCCGAGACCACCGACAACCCGGTCCACCGCCTGGTGCGGATCCTCGACGAACTGCTGGCGAAGAAGCTCGACGCGGGCAACGCCTACTTCCCGCCCTCGTCCCTGATGGTCACCACCGTCGACGTCGGCAATCCGGCGACCAACGTGGTTCCCGGACGGGCGACGGCGTCGCTCAACATCCGCTTTTCCACCGAGCAGACCACCGAGGCGCTGGAGCGCTGGATCTCCGAGGTCGCGGCGCGCCACGCTGCGGCCGTGGAGGTGCGGTTCGAGCGCGGCGCGCAGCCGTTCCTCACCCCACCCGGCGCGTGGAGCGATCTGGTGGCGGCGGCGGTGAAGGACGTCGCCGGTCTCGACCCCGCGCTCGGCACCACCGGCGGCACCTCGGACGCGCGCTTCATCAAGGCGTATTGCCCGGTGGTCGAGTTCGGTCTGTGCGGCAAGACCATGCACTCGGTCGACGAATGCGTCGACGCGTCCGAGATCGACGCCCTCAAGCGGGTCTACCTGCGCGTTCTCGAACGGTACTTCCGATGAACCCGCTCGACGAAATCCGGCGCGGGCTCGCCGGCGTCTGGGGGGTCCTCCGCTTCCGCCCCGAGGCGCTCAAGACCTTCGGAGACACGCCGTCGGGCGCGGCGCGCTCGTTCCTGGCGATGGCGATCGGCCTGCCGGTCTATATGTTCGTGCTCAAGGCCAACCTCGCGGCGATCACGCCGCGGCCGTCGCTCGCCGGGTTCCTGCCGGTGATGCTGCTCTACTACGTGATCGAGTGGCTGATCTGGCCGAACCTGATGGTCGGCGTCGCCCGGCGCATCGGCCGCGCGCGGCTCTACTTCCGCTACATCGCGGCCTACAACTGGTTCGCCCTGGCGCAGATGCTGATCATGGTCCCGGTTCAGCTCTCGATGCTGTCGGGCGCGTTGCCCGCCACCCCCGGCATCGCGCTGATCGGCTTCGCCGCCACCGTCGCGTTCGGCGTCTACGAATGGTTCATCGCCCGCCACGGGCTCGAAATCGAACCGCGCCCGGCGATCGCCCTGGTGCTGCTCAACCTCCTGGTCGGGCTCGCGCTGCTGCAATTCAAGGCGTTCCAGCTTCAGCTCTAGAAACGGAAAGGGCGGCCCGAAGGCCGCCCTTTCCGCATTCGCCGATGCGGAGGATCACTTCACGATGGTGATGGTGACGCGGCGATTGCGCGGCTCCTTGGCGCCGTCCGGAGTAACCACGGCAAGGTCGGATTCGCCGAACGCCGAGATCGTGATCGCGGATTCCGGCACGCCCTGCTTCATCAGCGCGTCGCCCACCGCCTCGGCGCGCAGCGACGAGAGCTTGTCGTTGTAGGGCGCGGCGCCGGAACGGTCGGCATGGCCCGAGACGTCGGCGCGGCTCGCCTTCTGCGCCTTGAACGCCTGCGCGGCCTCGCGGACGACGGCGAGCGCGTCGCCCTCGAGCTTCGCCGAATTGAGACCGAAGTAGACGACGTAGCCCTGCGCCGGCGCGGCGGCGACCGGAGCCTTCGGCGCGGTCGCATCGGCGATCGCCTTGAGCGCGGCGTCGAACTGCGCCTTGCAGGCGGCGATGTCGTCCCACTGCCAGTTCTCTTCCTGCTGCTCCATCCAGCACTCGTAGCCGGTCTGGGCGAGGGCGAGGGCCTTGCCGTGGGCGGCCTTGTTCGCGGGCGTGTACACGCCCATCAGCTTGGCGCGCGCGGCGGCGAGTTCGCCGACCTTGTCGCCCGGCAGATCGCGGTTGTCGATCGCTTCCGGCTCGGCGGGCGTACCCGCGGCGGCCAGCCTGCCGCGCGCCACGTAAGTGGCGGTGTCGCGCCAGTCGCCCTGTTCGCGCTCGGAGGTGGCGAGACGGACGTATTCGTTCTGGAGGGTGGCGTCGAAGGCGCTGCCCGACGGCTTGGTCGCCTGCAGACCTTCCACGTCCCACGCACCGCTACAGGCGGAGAGAACCGCCGCCATTCCCGCACACGACACAACAACCAATGATTTGCGCATGACGAATTCCTTCTGATCCTCTATCGGATGGGACCTTAAGCTCCGATCCCGGCGACCGGATTTGAAACCGACGATCAAGCTAACGCGACCGGGCACCAAAATAAATCGCTGCTTTCGCGAAAATGTCCAGGGACACAAAAATTTTGCGGTTTTTTTAGTGCCCGGGAGCGGGTAATAGGTGGTCATGCATGCACAGCCCGCCACTCCGGCGTCGCCCGACGGCGACGCCCGTATCGACCTTGTCGGCCTCTCGCGCGAGGAGCTGACGGCGGTTCTCGTCGACATGGGCGAGAAGCCGTTCCGCACCAAGCAGCTCTGGCACTGGATCTACCACCAGGGCGAGACCGACTTCATGAAGATGACGTCGCTCGCCACGCCCCTGCGCGAGCGCCTCGCCGAGCGTTGCGTGATCGGCCGCCCGCGGATCGTCACCGAACAGAACTCGGCGGACGGCACCCGCAAGTGGCTGTTCGCGATGCCCGACGGCAACCAGGTGGAAACCGTCCACATTCCCGAGGACGACCGCGGCGCGGTGTGCGTCTCCACCCAGGTCGGCTGCACCATGACCTGCCGCTTCTGCCACACCGGCACGCAGATGCTGGTGCGCAACCTCACCGCCGCCGAGATCGTCGGCCAGTTCATGGCGGCGCGGGATTCCTACGGCGAGTGGCCGACCCCCACCGACGAGACCCGCCACCTCTCCAACGTCGTGCTGATGGGGATGGGCGAGCCGCTGATGAACTACGAGGCGATGGCGAAGGCGATGAAGATCGTGATGGACCCGGAAGGGATCGCGATGTCGAAGCGCCGGGTCACGCTCTCGACCTCCGGCTACATCCCCAACATGCGCCGCTGCGCCGAGGAACTCGGGATCAAGCTCGCGGTGTCCTTCCACGCGCCGACCGACGAGGTGCGCGAGCGGATCATGCCGATCAATCGCAAGTATCCGATCGCCGAGTTGATGGCGGCGATGAAGGACTACCAGGAGATCGCCGGGCAGCGCCAGTACGTCACCATCGAGTACATCCTGCTGAAGGGCGTCAACGACGCCCTCGCCGACGCGCGCGAACTGGTGCGGCTGTTCGACGCCTCCGGCATCGGCGTCAAGTTCAACCTCATCCCCTTCAATCCCTGGCCCGGCGCGCCGTTCGAAACCCCGTCGATCAAGACCTGCCAGGCCTTCGCCGAGGTGCTCACCGCCGCGGGCTACGCCGCGCCGATCCGCGTGCCGCGCGGCCGCGACATCCTCGCCGCCTGCGGCCAGCTCAAATCGGCGAGCGAACGGCAGCGCCTCTCCCGCGCCCGCGCCCGCGAAGCGGCCGGAATCGTCGACCCCGCCCACGCGGAAATTTCGTAGCGCGTATCGCTTTCGTCTTGTCGCAGCCTCCCGGCGTCTTATACTGCCGGTCTTTTCGGCTTGCCGCGCTCCGGGGACCACCTCCGGGGCGGGGCGCTTCCTGTCTGAATGGGAAAGGCACGCGCATATGACGAACGGCGTCCAGAAGGTCGTTCTGGCCTACTCCGGTGGCCTGGATACCTCGATCATCCTGAAGTGGCTCCAAGACGTGTACCGCTGCGAAGTGGTGACCTTCACCGCCGACATCGGCCAGGGCGAGGAGCTCGAGCCGGCGCGACGAAAAGCCGAAATGATGGGGATCAAGCAGATCTACGTCGACGATCTGCGCGAGGAGTTCGTGCGCGATTACGTCTTCCCGATGTTCCGCGCCAACGCCCTCTACGAAGGCCAGTACCTGCTCGGCACCTCGATCGCGCGGCCGCTGATCGCCAAGCGCCAGATCGAGATCGCGATCGAAACCGGCGCGGACGCCGTCTCCCACGGCGCCACCGGCAAGGGCAACGATCAGGTGCGCTTCGAGCTCGGCTACTATGCCCTCAAGCCCGACATCAAGGTGATCGCGCCGTGGCGCGAATGGGACCTGCACTCGCGCACCAAGCTGATCGAATACGCGCAGATGCACCAGATCCCGGTGCCGAAGGACAAGCACGGCGAAGCGCCCTATTCGATGGACGCCAACCTCCTGCACATCTCCTACGAGGGCAAGGCGCTCGAAGACCCGGCGCTGCCGCCCGACGAGGACATGTTCCGCCGCACCGTGAGCCCGGAAAAGGCTCCGGACGACGCCGAACAGATCGAGATCGCCTTCGAGAAGGGCGACGCGGTGGCGGTCAACGGCGTGCGCCTGTCGCCCGCGAACCTGCTCGCCAAGCTCAACGAACTGGGCGGCAAGCACGGCATCGGCCGCCTCGATCTGGTCGAGAACCGCTACGTCGGCATGAAGTCGCGCGGCGTTTACGAAACCCCCGGCGGCACCATCCTGCTCAAGGCGCACCGCGACATCGAGAGCATCACCCTCGACCGCGAATCGATGCACCTCAAGGACGAGCTGATGCCGCGCTACGCCAAGCTGATCTACTCGGGCTACTGGTTCGCGCCCGAGCGCGAGATGCTCCAGGCGGCGATCGACGCCACCCAGAAGG of uncultured Alphaproteobacteria bacterium contains these proteins:
- the dapD gene encoding 2,3,4,5-tetrahydropyridine-2-carboxylate N-succinyltransferase (Evidence 2a : Function of homologous gene experimentally demonstrated in an other organism; PubMedId : 8412694, 9298646; Product type e : enzyme); the protein is MTTAQLSAVVEAAWETRAEITAATRGEVRDAVDAALDLLDRGEVRVAEKTNGKWTVNQWLKKAVLLSFRLNDMATISGAPGGASWFDKVPSKFAGWDDARFRAAGFRAVPGCVVRRSAFVAPGAVLMPSFVNLGAYVGEGTMVDTWTTVGSCAQIGRNVHLSGGVGIGGVLEPLQAGPVVIEDNCFIGARSEIAEGFLVEEGAVVSMGVFLGASTKIVDRATGEVFRGRVPAYSVVVPGSLPGKPLPDGTPGPSVACAVIVKTVDKGTRAKVSINDLLRD
- a CDS encoding Pyrimidine 5-nucleotidase: MSQGPEVSATIAPAPGSPADFARNVRTWIFDLDNTLYPPTSHLFDQIDRRMTAFIGALLDLPPERAHAVQKDYFHRYGTSLRGLMAEHDADPEAYLAAVHDVDYSVLAPDPALGAALDALPGRRIVYTNGSTRHAEKVLAQLGIRDAFSAIFDIRDAGYWPKPHPSSYDALIAREGFDPARAVLVEDSLKNLPPAARLGMRTVWLHNHRDTAGVGLFDPADCTAVIDDLVAWLQAVGACANG
- the dapE gene encoding Succinyl-diaminopimelate desuccinylase — protein: MTDAVELARELVRRPSVTPDAKDALDFLAGVLAAAGFACTPLRFAENGTPDVDNLHAAFGTGARHLAFAGHVDVVPPGDDSRWSAPPFAAELRDGRVIGRGIADMKSGVAAFVAAALDFLAARGPGFDGRISLILTGDEEGPAINGTRKVMEHLKATDDLPEVCLLGEPTCREVFGEMIKVGRRGSLTAHIAVDGVAGHVAYPETTDNPVHRLVRILDELLAKKLDAGNAYFPPSSLMVTTVDVGNPATNVVPGRATASLNIRFSTEQTTEALERWISEVAARHAAAVEVRFERGAQPFLTPPGAWSDLVAAAVKDVAGLDPALGTTGGTSDARFIKAYCPVVEFGLCGKTMHSVDECVDASEIDALKRVYLRVLERYFR
- a CDS encoding Outer membrane protein A, which translates into the protein MRKSLVVVSCAGMAAVLSACSGAWDVEGLQATKPSGSAFDATLQNEYVRLATSEREQGDWRDTATYVARGRLAAAGTPAEPEAIDNRDLPGDKVGELAAARAKLMGVYTPANKAAHGKALALAQTGYECWMEQQEENWQWDDIAACKAQFDAALKAIADATAPKAPVAAAPAQGYVVYFGLNSAKLEGDALAVVREAAQAFKAQKASRADVSGHADRSGAAPYNDKLSSLRAEAVGDALMKQGVPESAITISAFGESDLAVVTPDGAKEPRNRRVTITIVK
- the rlmN gene encoding Dual-specificity RNA methyltransferase RlmN, with the translated sequence MHAQPATPASPDGDARIDLVGLSREELTAVLVDMGEKPFRTKQLWHWIYHQGETDFMKMTSLATPLRERLAERCVIGRPRIVTEQNSADGTRKWLFAMPDGNQVETVHIPEDDRGAVCVSTQVGCTMTCRFCHTGTQMLVRNLTAAEIVGQFMAARDSYGEWPTPTDETRHLSNVVLMGMGEPLMNYEAMAKAMKIVMDPEGIAMSKRRVTLSTSGYIPNMRRCAEELGIKLAVSFHAPTDEVRERIMPINRKYPIAELMAAMKDYQEIAGQRQYVTIEYILLKGVNDALADARELVRLFDASGIGVKFNLIPFNPWPGAPFETPSIKTCQAFAEVLTAAGYAAPIRVPRGRDILAACGQLKSASERQRLSRARAREAAGIVDPAHAEIS
- the argG gene encoding Argininosuccinate synthase, which encodes MTNGVQKVVLAYSGGLDTSIILKWLQDVYRCEVVTFTADIGQGEELEPARRKAEMMGIKQIYVDDLREEFVRDYVFPMFRANALYEGQYLLGTSIARPLIAKRQIEIAIETGADAVSHGATGKGNDQVRFELGYYALKPDIKVIAPWREWDLHSRTKLIEYAQMHQIPVPKDKHGEAPYSMDANLLHISYEGKALEDPALPPDEDMFRRTVSPEKAPDDAEQIEIAFEKGDAVAVNGVRLSPANLLAKLNELGGKHGIGRLDLVENRYVGMKSRGVYETPGGTILLKAHRDIESITLDRESMHLKDELMPRYAKLIYSGYWFAPEREMLQAAIDATQKAVNGVVRLKLYKGNVITMGRESPNSLYDTATVTFEEDAVYDQHDAEGFIKLNALRLRLRSNALKGKI
- a CDS encoding conserved membrane hypothetical protein (Evidence 4 : Homologs of previously reported genes of unknown function) gives rise to the protein MNPLDEIRRGLAGVWGVLRFRPEALKTFGDTPSGAARSFLAMAIGLPVYMFVLKANLAAITPRPSLAGFLPVMLLYYVIEWLIWPNLMVGVARRIGRARLYFRYIAAYNWFALAQMLIMVPVQLSMLSGALPATPGIALIGFAATVAFGVYEWFIARHGLEIEPRPAIALVLLNLLVGLALLQFKAFQLQL